GGCGCGCTGACCGTCAGTCGCTTGCGGGCCGCTGCGCTCGTGACGGTTTTCGTCGTGCCGTTGTTGCGGCGTTTGGTTCGACGCTTTGACCGCCATCGCAGTGTTCCGCAGAGTCCTGTTCAGTCCGCGAGCTTTCGCACCGCTTACGGGATTGCCTAGCAAATAAATCCGGGCGATTGTAAGCGATAGTTGCAGGCAATTCAAGACTTTAGCCCGACCAATAACCCGCATGAAACGGTGCTTCACGATACGGGAAAGCTCCGATTTTCATGCTGTCGGACTGCAAATGTAAGGACGTCGCGGGAGACCGGGAAATGCGGGCCGGACTATGCTAGAGCGGCACGTTTGAACGCGTGTTTTTGCCACACGCACGAGTGTCAAAAACGCAACAGAAGCCAGCCGCCGATTGCACCGCTCACGACCCAGAACGGGATCGAAAAGAGGTGAAATTGCGCCCACATTCCACGCTGTCCTGAAAGCCTCACTGCAATCAGATTCGCCAGCGAACCGATCGCGAATCCGAAGCCGCCGACGCTGACGCCGAACGCAAGCGCTCGCCAATCCCTTGAAAACTCGGCCAGCATGATCGCTGCGGGCACATTGCTGATGAACTGGGAGAGCACGGCGCCCGCCGCGTAGGCGCGCAGTGGCGTTGCGAGATGCAACTGCCCGACAGCGTTGTGTACCCACGGCAGCGCTGCAACGCTTCTCAATACGATGAACATGAATACGAAGATCAGCAGCAAGAGCCAGTCGATCTTCAGAACGATTCGCGGCCGCCAGAAGATAAATCCGACGCCGACGCCAATCAGTCCGATGCCCGCCCGATGAGAATCGGCGAGAAGCACGAATGCTGCAAACAAAATGACGGCAACGCCAAGCAACGGACGATCGACGGGATGCGGTTCTGTGTCGTTCGACAGATCCAGCGCGGTCCGCTTGAACGATACCGCGGCCAACGCGTACAGCATCGCCATCAGCGCGAAGCACAAAGGCGCGAGCGCCAGCACGAATCCGCCGAATGAGACGCCGCTCGTTTGCCAGAGAAACAGGTTTTGCGGATTGCCCAAGGGCGTGAGGATCGAGCCAGCGTTGACCGCTATCGCGATGAAAATGACCAGCCGCTTGAGCGGCAGCGGCGTCAACTCGTTCAGCGACAGTGCCAGCGGTACAACGACGAATAACGCGACATCGTTGGTGAGCAACGTCGACAGCGCAGCCGCGAGCGTGATCAACAGATACGCCAACGCTCGCTGCGACCGGATGTGATGGACGACGCGATGCGCGAGCCATATCAGGAATCCTGAATATTCGACGGCTTTCGTCAAGATCAGCAGGCCGGCAAGCGTCATCACCGTCTGCCAGTCGACCAGCGCGGGCAACGATCCCCACGGATGCGGATGAAAAACCTGCAATGCGATCAACGCAACGACGAGCACGGTGAGGACCGGCTCCTTCGTTGCATAGTGGATGATCGTACGCAGCAGGTTGCGATGCGATCTTAGCGCTTGTTCGGCAACGGGCATCGGAGACGGTTCTTATGCAGCAGCTGCGTTGCCGCGCAAGCGGGCGAGAATGCCTTCCAGCGCGTCGAGGTCGCCGAAATCGACCAGCACCTGCCCTCGCCCACGGCGTCCGAGCTTGATCTTCACCGTGGCGGCAAGCAGATCCGACAGTTCCTCTTCGAGCCGTCGCGTGTCGCGGCCGCCGTCGTTGTTCGCTTTCGCCTTCACAGCGGGTACAGCTTTGGTCGTCGCCGTGACCAGCTTTTCGGTTTCGCGCACCGACATGCGCTTGTTGACGACCTGGTTCGCGAGCGTAATCTGCGTGGCTCCGTCCACGGCCAGCAGTGCGCGCGCGTGGCCCATGTCGAGGTCGCCGGCGAGCAGCATCGTTTGCACAGGAGACGCGAGATTCAACAGACGCAGCAGATTTGACACCGCGCTGCGCGAGCGCCCCACCGACTCGGCCGCCTGTTCATGCGTGAAGCTGAACTCATCGAGTAGCCGCTGGATACCCTGCGCTTCTTCAAGAGGATTCAGATCTTCCCGCTGGAT
This is a stretch of genomic DNA from Paraburkholderia caribensis. It encodes these proteins:
- a CDS encoding ParB/RepB/Spo0J family partition protein, whose product is MNAVARKKGLGRGLEALLGGSADITEAVKINGAPHTLPLDKMQAGKYQPRTRMDEGALQELAASIRAQGLMQPILVRPVSPEKFEIIAGERRFRAARLAGLDEVPVLVRDVPDQAAAAMALIENIQREDLNPLEEAQGIQRLLDEFSFTHEQAAESVGRSRSAVSNLLRLLNLASPVQTMLLAGDLDMGHARALLAVDGATQITLANQVVNKRMSVRETEKLVTATTKAVPAVKAKANNDGGRDTRRLEEELSDLLAATVKIKLGRRGRGQVLVDFGDLDALEGILARLRGNAAAA
- a CDS encoding SLC13 family permease, with amino-acid sequence MPVAEQALRSHRNLLRTIIHYATKEPVLTVLVVALIALQVFHPHPWGSLPALVDWQTVMTLAGLLILTKAVEYSGFLIWLAHRVVHHIRSQRALAYLLITLAAALSTLLTNDVALFVVVPLALSLNELTPLPLKRLVIFIAIAVNAGSILTPLGNPQNLFLWQTSGVSFGGFVLALAPLCFALMAMLYALAAVSFKRTALDLSNDTEPHPVDRPLLGVAVILFAAFVLLADSHRAGIGLIGVGVGFIFWRPRIVLKIDWLLLLIFVFMFIVLRSVAALPWVHNAVGQLHLATPLRAYAAGAVLSQFISNVPAAIMLAEFSRDWRALAFGVSVGGFGFAIGSLANLIAVRLSGQRGMWAQFHLFSIPFWVVSGAIGGWLLLRF